CTGAACGTCCTGGGCCTGGGCGGCGCGATGACCCCCGGCGAGCTCGGCCGGCGCACCGGCCTGACCACCGGGCCCACGACCCGGCTGATCGACCGTCTCGAGCAGGCGGGCTACGTGCGCCGCGCGTCCGACCCGGGCGACCGGCGCAAGGTCATCGTCGAGCTCGTCGCCCACCCCAGCGGCCTCGACGAGGCCCTGGCCCCGGCCCGCCGGAGGATCGGCGCCATCGTGCAGGGCTACTCGCCCGAGCACCAGGCCGTCCTGTTCGACTACTTCGCCCGCGCCGCCGACGCGTACCTGGAGGCCACCATGGAACTCCAGGACAAGCGGACCGACTAGCCGCCACCGGCGCGCACGGCCCGGCGTCACGGCTCCCGTGTCACGGCTCCCCTGTCACGGCTCCCGTGTCAGTGCGGCCGACCTCGCGACGGCGGCGCAGCGGTCCTCGCCGGGGGCCGCCCCGGTGGCGGCGTGCTCCAGCAGCGCCAGGAGAACCCGCCGATCCTCGGGCGGAAGCCCGGCGAGCAGCTCGTCCTCGGCCCGTGCGACACGCGCGTCGAGTTCGGCGAGGACGCCCCGGCCGTGCTCGGTCGGCACGATGCGCCGCGCGCGGCGGTCGGCCGGGTCCTGCCTGCGCTGCACGAGACCACACCCCTCGAACTTGTCGAGCAGATACGTCATGACCGTGCGGTCGATGCCGAGGCGGGCGGCGAGCGCGGCCTGCGTGGGCGGGGCCTCGTGGACGACCGCG
Above is a window of Microbispora sp. ZYX-F-249 DNA encoding:
- a CDS encoding MarR family winged helix-turn-helix transcriptional regulator, which translates into the protein MSTRDDAGVVYRRYLSAVMLHGHAGAKAVGLGATDLYALNVLGLGGAMTPGELGRRTGLTTGPTTRLIDRLEQAGYVRRASDPGDRRKVIVELVAHPSGLDEALAPARRRIGAIVQGYSPEHQAVLFDYFARAADAYLEATMELQDKRTD
- a CDS encoding MarR family winged helix-turn-helix transcriptional regulator, with translation MTAREQTDTPTPSTQGSVFGWSLTVLLREWSTRVEDISRDLPHGVRGYQVLSAVVHEAPPTQAALAARLGIDRTVMTYLLDKFEGCGLVQRRQDPADRRARRIVPTEHGRGVLAELDARVARAEDELLAGLPPEDRRVLLALLEHAATGAAPGEDRCAAVARSAALTREP